The following coding sequences are from one Pocillopora verrucosa isolate sample1 chromosome 5, ASM3666991v2, whole genome shotgun sequence window:
- the LOC131781159 gene encoding tetratricopeptide repeat protein 28-like encodes MDSKEEAILTIFIGALIAEFLYKTGCVLQAIEVYEECLIILHSQVLSIDSSLANTIFCAIYLALTSAYSNIKDHTSTEKCIRKLLPYLDSNDTAQKGWLHLILAEILQIQNRSIEAWKFYESAINLMKEIGDRDGEATSYGNLGTLFQSLSRYDKAREYQEKALAMKIQIGDRKGEATIYGNLGTLFQSLGHYDKAREYQEKALAIKIEIGNRDGEATSYGNLGTLFQSLGHYDRAREYQEKALAIRIEIGDRDGEATSYGNLGTLFQSLGRYDKAREYQEKALAMKIEIGDRKGEATIYGNLGTLFQSLGHYDKAREYQEKALAIKIEIGDRKGEATIYGNLGTLFQSLGHYDKAREYQEKALAIKIEIGNRDGEATSYGNLGTLFQSLGHYDRAREYQEKALAIKIEIGDRDGEATSYGNLGTLFHSLRHYDKAREYQEKALAIKIEIGDRKGEAAIYGNLGTLFRSLCHYDKAKEYQEKALAIRIEIGDRDGEATSYGKLGTLFQSLGRYDKAREYQEKALAITIEIGDRDGEAKSYGNLGTLFQSLGHYDRAREYQEKALAIRIEIGDRDGEATSYGNLGTLFQSLGRYDRALEYQEKALAIKIEIGDRDGEATSYGNLGTLFQSLGHYDKAREYQEKALAITTEIGDRDGEATIYGNLGTLFQSLGHYDRAREYQEKALAIRIEVGDRDGEATSYGNLGTLFQSLGRYDRALEYQEKALAITIEIGDRDGEATSYGNLGTLFQSLSRYDKAREYQEKALAMKIEIGDRKGEAAIYGNLGTLFQSLGHYDRAREYQEKALAIRMEIGDRDGEAKSYGNLGTLFQSLGRYDKAREYQEKALAIRMEIGDRDGEATSYGNLGTLFQCLGRYREAEDCMEKALRIEKFDTLRDFLKENDQFQISLLEIHGTFPYKLLSRLLSSIGKPQDALYVEELRRARGLADLMAARYSAQEQISSNPQSWCGIQGIITKEADCACLYISVGQNDVRFWIIKAMGAIHFSENQVSLDKNKVTGIVPELDEFFKEAFRGHTILSEQSCEDRSLDVTDTELTSFHYDNRSVLRDYDAKDFKTSLHLCYKIIIAPVASLLKQPEIIIVPDSCVYQVPFAALADEGGKHLSETCRIRLVPSLTTLKLVQDSPPDYHSQTEALIVGDPVVGEVIYKGRRRNISPLPCARKEAEMIGTLLGVTPLIGDSATKHSVLQAINSVSLIHIAAHGDAERGEIALSPKHPSRLPPFPREEDYLLTMADISKTRLRAKLVVLSCCHSARGQIRTEGVIGIARAFLGAGARSVLAARWALNDTATEQFMICFYKYLFRGESASESLHKARKWMRNNGFDKVSQWAPFMIMGDNVTFDFGNWPVPDAPQEP; translated from the exons ATGGACAGCAAAGAAGAAGCTATATTAACTATCTTCATAGGTGCACTGATCGCTGAGTTCCTTTACAAGACTGGTTGCGTGTTGCAAGCCATCGAGGTATACGAGGAATGTTTGATTATATTACACAGTCAGGTGTTGTCTATCGATAGTTCATTGGCAAACACTATTTTCTGTGCCATCTACTTGGCATTAACCTCTGCTTACAGTAATATAAAGGACCACACAAGTACAGAAAAATGCATTAGGAAACTCCTGCCATACCTAGACTCCAATGACACCGCTCAAAAAGGATGGCTACATCTTATACTGGCAGAAATACTTCAAATACAAAATAGGTCAATTGAGGCCTGGAAATTTTACGAATCAGCGATCAACCTCATGAA agaaattggcgacagggatggagaagcaacaagctacggaaacctaggaactttgttccaatcacttagtcgttatgacaaggcccgagaatatcaagagaaagcactcgctatgaaaatacaaattggcgacaggaaaggagaagcaacaatctacggaaacctaggaactttgttccaatcacttggtcattatgacaaggcccgagaatatcaagagaaagcactcgctatcaaaatagaaattggcaacagggatggagaagcaacaagttacggaaacctaggaactttgttccaatcacttggtcattatgacagggcccgagaatatcaggagaaagcactcgctatcagaatagaaattggcgacagggatggagaagcaacaagctacggaaacctaggaactttgttccaatcacttggtcgttatgacaaggcccgagaatatcaagagaaagcactcgctatgaaaatagaaattggcgacaggaaaggagaagcaacaatctacggaaacctaggaactttgttccaatcacttggtcattatgacaaggcccgagaatatcaagagaaagcactcgctatcaaaatagaaattggcgacaggaaaggagaagcaacaatctacggaaacctaggaactttgttccaatcacttggtcattatgacaaggcccgagaatatcaagagaaagcactcgctatcaaaatagaaattggcaacagggatggagaagcaacaagctacggaaacctaggaactttgttccaatcacttggtcattatgacagggcccgagaatatcaagagaaagcactcgctatcaaaatagaaattggcgacagggatggagaagcaacaagctacggaaacctaggaactttgttccattCACTTcgtcattatgacaaggcccgagaatatcaagagaaagcactcgctatcaaaatagaaattggcgacaggaaaggagaagcAGCAatctacggaaacctaggaactttgttccgatcactttgtcattatgacaaggccaaagaatatcaggagaaagcactcgctatcagaatagaaattggcgacagggatggagaagcaacaagctacggaaagctaggaactttgttccaatcacttggtcgtTATGAC aaggcccgagaatatcaagagaaagcactcgctatcacaatagaaattggcgacagggatggagaagcaaaaagctacggaaacctaggaactttgttccaatcacttggtcattatgacagggcccgagaatatcaagagaaagcactcgctatcagaatagaaattggcgacagggatggagaagcaacaagctacggaaacctaggaactttgttccaatcacttggtcgtTATGACAGGGCCctagaatatcaagagaaagcactcgctatcaaaatagaaattggcgacagggatggagaagcaacaagctacggaaacctaggaactttgttccaatcacttggtcattatgacaaggcccgagaatatcaagagaaagcactcgctatcacaacagaaattggcgacagggatggagaagcaacaatctacggaaacctaggaactttgttccaatcacttggtcattatgacagggcccgagaatatcaagagaaagcactcgctatcagaatagaagttggcgacagggatggagaagcaacaagctacggaaacctaggaactttgttccaatcacttggtcgtTATGACAGGGCCctagaatatcaagagaaagcactcgctatcacaatagaaattggcgacagggatggagaagcaacaagctacggaaacctaggaactttgttccaatcacttagtcgttatgacaaggcccgagaatatcaagagaaagcactcgctatgaaaatagaaattggcgacaggaaaggagaagcAGCAatctacggaaacctaggaactttgttccaatcacttggtcattatgacagggcccgagaatatcaagagaaagcactcgctatcagaatggaaattggcgacagggatggagaagcaaaaagctacggaaacctaggaactttgttccaatcacttggtcgttatgacaaggcccgagaatatcaagagaaagcactcgctatcagaatggaaattggcgacagggatggagaagcaacaagctacggaaacctaggaactttgttccaatgcCTTGGCAGATATAGGGAAGCTGAAGATTGTATGGAGAAAGCACTGc gcatcGAAAAGTTCGACACTTTGAGAgattttcttaaagaaaacgatcagTTTCAAATATCTCTTTTAGAAATTCACGGTACCTTTCCTTACAAGTTGTTAAGTAGGCTGCTTTCTTCCATTGGAAAGCCTCAAGACgccctttacgtcgaagagctgAGAAGGGCAAGAGGCCTGGCCGACTTGATGGCAGCTCGGTACTCTGCTCAAGAGCAGATCTCAAGcaatccacaatcttggtgtGGCATTCAAGGGATCATCACAAAAGAAGCAGACTGTGCATGCCTGTACATTTCGGTTGGTCAAAATGATGTACGGTTTTGGATAATTAAAGCAATGGGAGCTATTCATTTCTCAGAAAATCAAGTGAGCCTGGATAAAAACAAAGTGACCGGAATAGTCCCTGAGTtagatgagttttttaaagaagccttcCGCGGCCACACCATTTTATCCGAACAGAGttgcgaagatcgatctttaGATGTCACCGACACCGAACTGACGTCATTTCATTACGACAACCGTTCAGTGCTGCGTGACTATGATGccaaagatttcaaaacaagtctcCACCTGTGTTACAAGATAATAATCGCTCCTGTGGCCAGTTTACTGAAGCAGCCCGAGATCATAATTGTCCCCGATTCCTGTGTGTATcaagtgccatttgcagccttggCTGACGAAGGAGGCAAACatttatcagagacatgcaGGATTCGGCTGGTTCCCTCTCTGACGACTCTCAAGCTTGTCCAAGACAGTCCtccagactatcacagtcagacTGAGGCACTGATAGTGGGTGACCCTGTGGTTGGAGaggtgatttacaagggaaGGCGCAGAAATATATCACCATTGccgtgtgcaagaaaggaagcagagatgattggaacaCTTCTTGGAGTAACGCCTTTGATAGGAGATTCCGCGACAAAGCATTCTGTACTCCAAGCGATAAATTCGGTGAGCCTGATACACATTGCCGCCCATGGTGATGCCGAAAGAGGGGAGATTGCTCTTTCTCCTAAGCACCCTTCCCGACTCCCACCTTTTCCTCGagaagaagattatcttttgacgatggcggatatttcaaaaactcggttgcgagctaaactagtggtgcttagttgttgtcacagtgctcgtggacaGATTCGAACTGAGGGAGTTATTGGAATTGCCCGAGCGTTCTTAGGAGCCGGAGCTCGTTCAGTGTTAGCGGCACGATGGGCCCTGAATGACACAGCCACAGAGCAGTTTATGATTTGCTTCTACAAATATTTGTTCCGCGGTGAAAGCGCCAGTGAATCTCTCCACAAGGccaggaagtggatgagaaataacggctttgacaaagtttctcaatgggcgccattcatgatcatgggcgacaacgtgacatttgattttggaaattggccggTGCCTGACGCACCTCAAGAGCCATGA